The following coding sequences are from one Molothrus aeneus isolate 106 chromosome Z, BPBGC_Maene_1.0, whole genome shotgun sequence window:
- the RXFP3 gene encoding relaxin-3 receptor 1, whose translation MGEPCERGACSPASGIKEGADRESWDTPLAFLESPQMDNGSNVSFLQFLKTINLERADGMQGDSSDVVRIVISLVYSVVCALGLVGNLLVLYLMKSKQGWRKSSINLFVTSLAVTDFQFVLTLPFWAVENALDFNWLFGKAMCKIVSYVTAMNMYASVFFLTAMSVARYRSVASALKNQRRRDPLGGCCSAKWLCALIWLSAVLASLPHAIFSTTATVFDDVLCLVKFPEGRGNNAQLWLGLYHIQKVLLGFLVPLVVISLCYLLLVRFISDKHVGSTCSGPSIKRRSKVTRSVSIVVLSFFLCWLPNQALTTWGILIKLNVVHFSNEYFLSQVYLFPISVCLAHSNSCLNPILYCLMRREFRKALKNLLWRITSPSLTTMRPFTDTSKPEKEEQALHAMMPVQPVPAAPRAAAVQAEVAYYPPGVVMYSSRYDLLPAGSMEQHC comes from the coding sequence ATGGGCGAGCCCTGCGAGCGCGGTGCCTGCTCGCCAGCCTCTGGCATAAAGGAAGGAGCAGACAGGGAGTCCTGGGACACGCCGCTGGCTTTCCTGGAGAGCCCTCAGATGGACAACGGCAGCAACGTGTCCTTCCTGCAGTTCTTGAAGACCATCAACCTGGAGCGAGCCGACGGGATGCAGGGGGACAGTTCTGACGTGGTGAGGATTGTCATTTCACTGGTGTACTCCGTGGTGTGTGCCCTGGGACTGGTGGGCAACCTGCTAGTGCTCTACCTGATGAAAAGCAAGCAAGGCTGGAGGAAATCCTCCATCAATCTCTTTGTCACCAGCCTGGCAGTGACTGACTTCCAGTTTGTGCTGACCTTGCCATTCTGGGCAGTGGAGAATGCACTGGACTTCAACTGGCTCTTTGGCAAGGCAATGTGTAAGATCGTCTCCTACGTGACAGCAATGAACATGTATGCCAGTGTGTTCTTTCTCACTGCCATGAGTGTGGCTCGATACCGCTCTGTGGCTTCAGCCTTGAAGAATCAGCGTCGAAGAGACCCGTtgggtggctgctgctctgccaagtGGCTTTGTGCACTCATCTGGCTGTCTGCTGTCCTGGCTTCCCTGCCCCATGCCATTTTTTCCACCACTGCCACTGTCTTTGATGATGTTCTCTGTCTTGTCAAGTTCCCAGAGGGCCGAGGCAACAATGCCCAATTGTGGCTGGGTCTGTACCACATCCAGAAGGTGCTGCTAGGCTTCCTGGTACCACTGGTCGTCATTAGCCTCTGCTACTTGCTCCTGGTGCGCTTCATCAGTGACAAGCACgtgggcagcacctgcagcGGCCCCAGCATCAAGCGCCGCTCCAAAGTGACTAGGTCAGTGTCCATCGTGGTGCTGTCCTTCTTCTTGTGCTGGCTGCCTAACCAAGCACTTACAACCTGGGGGATACTCATCAAACTCAACGTGGTGCACTTCAGCAATGAGTACTTTCTCTCCCAAGTGTACCTCTTCCCCATCAGCGTGTGCCTGGCACACTCCAACAGCTGCCTCAATCCCATCCTCTACTGCCTCATGCGCAGGGAGTTCCGCAAGGCCCTGAAGAACCTCCTCTGGAGGATCACCTCCCCTTCCCTCACCACCATGCGCCCTTTCACTGACACCAGCAAGCCTGAGAAGGAGGAGCAGGCCCTGCATGCTATGATGCCtgtccagcctgtccctgctgctccccgtGCTGCAGCCGTGCAGGCAGAGGTGGCCTATTACCCGCCTGGGGTGGTGATGTACAGCAGCCGCTACGACCTGCTGCCTGCCGGCTccatggagcagcactgctga